The following proteins are encoded in a genomic region of Oncorhynchus keta strain PuntledgeMale-10-30-2019 chromosome 35, Oket_V2, whole genome shotgun sequence:
- the LOC127915517 gene encoding uncharacterized protein LOC127915517, which yields MIIDADLSTIKSLRNNISSVGDADSCHSVQIQEVHSPPGVVDGDSCHSEQIQQVHSPPGVVDGDSCHSEQIQQVHSPPGVVDGDSCHSEQIQQVHSPPGVVDGDSCHSEQIQQVHSPPGVVDGDSCHSEQIQQVHSPPGVVDGDSCHSEQIQQVHSPPGVVDGDSCHSEQIQQVHSPPGVVDGDSCHSEQIQQVHSPPGVGDADSCHSEQIQQVHSPPGVGDADSFHSEQIQQVHSPPGVVDGDSCHSEQIQQVHSPPGVVDGDSCHSEQIQQVHSPPGVVDGDSCHSEQIQQVHSPPGVVDGDSCHSEQIQQVHSPPGVVDGDSCHSEQIQQVHSPPGVVDGDSFHSEQIQQVHSPPGVGDADSCHSEQIQQVHSPPGVGVKRSAAAGAFVIV from the exons GTCCACTCTCCGCCAGGGGTTGTTGATGGTGACAGCTGTCACTCTGAACAGATCCAGCAGGTCCACTCTCCGCCAGGGGTTGTTGATGGTGACAGCTGTCACTCTGAACAGATCCAGCAGGTCCACTCTCCGCCAGGGGTTGTTGATGGTGACAGCTGTCACTCTGAACAGATCCAGCAGGTCCACTCTCCGCCAGGGGTTGTTGATGGTGACAGCTGTCACTCTGAACAGATCCAGCAGGTCCACTCTCCGCCAGGGGTTGTTGATGGTGACAGCTGTCACTCTGAACAGATCCAGCAG GTCCACTCTCCACCAGGGGTTGTTGATGGTGACAGCTGTCACTCTGAACAGATCCAGCAGGTCCACTCTCCACCAGGGGTTGTTGATGGTGACAGCTGTCACTCTGAACAGATCCAGCAGGTCCACTCTCCGCCAGGGGTTGTTGATGGTGACAGCTGTCACTCTGAACAGATCCAGCAGGTCCACTCTCCACCAGGGGTTGGTGATGCTGACAGCTGTCACTCTGAACAGATCCAGCAGGTCCACTCTCCACCAGGGGTTGGTGATGCTGACAGCTTTCACTCTGAACAGATCCAGCAG GTCCACTCTCCACCAGGGGTTGTTGATGGTGACAGCTGTCACTCTGAACAGATCCAGCAGGTCCACTCTCCGCCAGGGGTTGTTGATGGTGACAGCTGTCACTCTGAACAGATCCAGCAGGTCCACTCTCCACCAGGGGTTGTTGATGGTGACAGCTGTCACTCTGAACAGATCCAGCAGGTCCACTCTCCACCAGGGGTTGTTGATGGTGACAGCTGTCACTCTGAACAGATCCAGCAGGTCCACTCTCCACCAGGGGTTGTTGATGGTGACAGCTGTCACTCTGAACAGATCCAGCAGGTCCACTCTCCACCAGGGGTTGTTGATGGTGACAGCTTTCACTCTGAACAGATTCAGCAG GTCCACTCTCCACCAGGGGTTGGTGATGCTGACAGCTGTCACTCTGAACAGATCCAGCAGGTCCACTCTCCACCAGGGGTTGGTGTTAAACGAAGTGCAGCTGCAGGAGCCTTTGTGATAGTTTGA
- the si:ch211-63p21.1 gene encoding uncharacterized protein si:ch211-63p21.1 isoform X2: protein MACFHLERPPTMTMGASCGEVGVVCLCETGPCTLYSEAHTQTPDTLKCEHCGKNRVVITRYSEGYGTEEECALSDPQGDSDADADIEDTDCRLQEPGSLQRISSRRRKRPRIARQDTTESEDDGGRSHRSHRWNLRLSPHRAHNRTLLEESVSQVRPLVICRPSIRGDGQGPPVEGPRTGPKWLWFLWPSSLSLPVVLLLSIPLSLSLVIVIISFLMPRAST from the exons ATGGCCTGTTTTCATCTGGAGAGACCTCCGACAATGACT ATGGGGGCAAGTTGTGGAGAAGTTGgcgtagtgtgtttgtgtgagactGGACCCTGCACACTATACtctgaagcacacacacagacaccg gaCACACTGAAATGTGAACACTGTGGGAAAAACAGGGTAGTGATAACCAGGTACTCAGAGGGATATGGCACAgag GAAGAGTGTGCCCTGTCCGATCCTCAGGGTGACAGCGATGCAGACGCTGACATCGAGGACACAGATTGCAG ACTACAGGAGCCAGGTTCTCTCCAGCGAATCAGTTCGCGGAGACGGAAGCGACCACGAATAGCACGGCAGGACACCACGGAGAGTGAGGACGATGGGGGGAGGAGTCACAGGAGTCACCGCTGGAACCTCAGACTCAGTCCCCACCGGGCTCACAACAGAACCTTACTAGAG gagagtGTATCACAGGTCAGACCGTTAGTGATCTGTCGGCCCAGTATCAGAGGAGACGGTCAGGGGCCTCCAGTCGAAGGGCCCAGAACTGGCCCAAAATGGCTCTGGTTCCTGTggccctcgtctctctccctgcctgtcgttctcctcctctccatccctctctctctctccttagtcaTCGTCATCATATCTTTCCTGATGCCTCGGGCCAGTACTTGA
- the si:ch211-63p21.2 gene encoding FH1/FH2 domain-containing protein 1 isoform X1 has product MTQSYQIKDMPLTSGLDKSWVSFLKSAPRLRLNTLDFSDLWDEEDLGLDSAEEDGGTLINQTSACLQTPPPPPPMPPSAPPPPLSTGYASSMGKPSGCRTLKLHWRELQSLPPLPRVSRFGPQTIWAGLEPVHLDTNRLEYLFETKGNGSICSVLTGRQKLPSVSVLGVKRSNIITIALSSLPPPRLLPPAIYTMDCSVLDREDVQRLQSLVPSEEELSLIRKAQAESPHSPLAPAELCLLTLGQITYLSPRLQLWAFALDYDTLEREIAEPLFHLKLAMEQLAANQTFRCILATVLAIGNFLNGCKAGGFELSYLGKLSQVRDTHSRQPLLYHMCVLLLQLYPQSSDLYSDITSVTRTSKCDYTQVQSSLSQLEALCKSSWDQLRLLEREDEKKRGGRDRGGEREGTLRQRLPTFLKECEDRLKVLRAVHRRVINRFHSFLLFLGYSRTMVRETNAEDFCKTVSDFSLEYRATRLSILQQRERERGREKGGESPSSPAPNHKHHYHPHHHHHHHQTPSQESLEQCKLEEVLKTPESDFQLDSTLPRHRSKKTDIRGRLSRKLKW; this is encoded by the exons ATGACACAATCCTATCAAATCAAGGACATGCCCTTAACTTCAGGCCTCGACAAATCCTGGGTTTCCTTCCTAAAGTCTGCACCTCGTCTCCGCCTCAACACCTTGGACTTCTCCGACCTGTGGGATGAGGAGGACCTGGGATTGGACAGCGCCGAGGAAGACGGAGGCACCTTGATCAACCAAACCTCAGCATGTCTCcaaacaccacctcctcctcctcccatgccgccctcagctcctccccctcccctgtctacaGGATATGCCTCTTCCATGGGGAAACCCTCAGGTTGTCGTACCTTAAAGCTCCACTGGAGGGAGCTCCAAAGCCTGCCCCCCCTGCCCAGGGTTAGCCGCTTTGGGCCCCAGACCATCTGGGCTGGGTTGGAGCCGGTGCACCTGGACACCAACCGGCTGGAGTACCTGTTTGAGACCAAGGGAAATGGCTCCATCTGCAGCGTGCTGACGGGAAGGCAG AAGCTGCCGTCTGTCTCAGTTCTGGGGGTGAAACGGAGTAACATCATCACAATTGCCCTCAgtagcctccctcctccccgcCTGCTGCCTCCTGCCATTTATACCATGGACTGTAGTGTTCTGGACAGAGAGGACGTACAG cgTCTCCagtccctggtccccagtgaaGAGGAGTTGTCTCTGATCAGGAAGGCCCAGGCCGAGTCCCCCCACTCGCCTCTGGCCCCAGCTGAGCTCTGTCTCCTAACCCTGGGGCAGATCACTTACCTGAGCCCCAGGCTTCAGCTCTGGGCTTTCGCTCTGGACTATGACACCCTGGAAAGA GAAATTGCAGAGCCTCTCTTCCACCTGAAGCTTGCCATGGAACAGCTGGCAGCCAATCAGACCTTTAGATGCATCTTGGCCACTGTGCTAGCCATTGGTAACTTCCTCAATGGATGCAAG gcCGGTGGTTTTGAGTTGAGTTACCTGGGGAAGTTGTCTCAGGTCAGAGATACACACTCCCGTCAGCCTCTCCTGTACCACATGTGTGTTCTGCTCCTGCAGCTCTACCCACAGtcctcagacctctactctgATATCACCTCTGTCACCCGCAccagcaag tGTGACTAcacccaggtccagtccagcctCTCACAGCTGGAGGCCCTTTGCAAATCCTCATGGGACCAGCTGCGTCTGCTAGAACGGGAggatgagaagaagagaggaggacgggacagaggaggggagcgGGAAGGCACCCTGCGACAGAGGTTACCTACGTTCCTGAAGGAATGTGAGGACAGGCTGAAGGTACTGAGAGCTGTCCATCGGAGGGTTATCAACAG GTTTCACTCATTCCTTTTGTTTCTGGGTTACTCTCGTACGATGGTGAGAGAGACGAATGCGGAGGACTTCTGTAAGACCGTCAGTGACTTCTCCCTGGAATACAGAGCCACCCGTCTCTCCATCCTgcaacaaagggagagagagagggggcgagagaaaggaggagagagtccCAGCTCACCTGCACCTAACCACAaacaccactaccatccccaccaccaccaccaccaccaccagacacCTTCTCAG GAGAGCTTGGAGCAGTGCAAACTAGAGGAGGTATTGAAGACCCCAGAATCTGACTTTCAGTTAGATTCCACCCTTCCACGCCACCGCAGTAAGAAGACTGATatcagag
- the si:ch211-63p21.1 gene encoding uncharacterized protein si:ch211-63p21.1 isoform X3: MLQHWRESDSHGLFSSGETSDNDCEDTLKCEHCGKNRVVITRYSEGYGTEEECALSDPQGDSDADADIEDTDCRLQEPGSLQRISSRRRKRPRIARQDTTESEDDGGRSHRSHRWNLRLSPHRAHNRTLLEESVSQVRPLVICRPSIRGDGQGPPVEGPRTGPKWLWFLWPSSLSLPVVLLLSIPLSLSLVIVIISFLMPRAST; encoded by the exons ATGCTGCAGCATTGGAGGGAATCTGACTCTCATGGCCTGTTTTCATCTGGAGAGACCTCCGACAATGACTGTGAG gaCACACTGAAATGTGAACACTGTGGGAAAAACAGGGTAGTGATAACCAGGTACTCAGAGGGATATGGCACAgag GAAGAGTGTGCCCTGTCCGATCCTCAGGGTGACAGCGATGCAGACGCTGACATCGAGGACACAGATTGCAG ACTACAGGAGCCAGGTTCTCTCCAGCGAATCAGTTCGCGGAGACGGAAGCGACCACGAATAGCACGGCAGGACACCACGGAGAGTGAGGACGATGGGGGGAGGAGTCACAGGAGTCACCGCTGGAACCTCAGACTCAGTCCCCACCGGGCTCACAACAGAACCTTACTAGAG gagagtGTATCACAGGTCAGACCGTTAGTGATCTGTCGGCCCAGTATCAGAGGAGACGGTCAGGGGCCTCCAGTCGAAGGGCCCAGAACTGGCCCAAAATGGCTCTGGTTCCTGTggccctcgtctctctccctgcctgtcgttctcctcctctccatccctctctctctctccttagtcaTCGTCATCATATCTTTCCTGATGCCTCGGGCCAGTACTTGA
- the LOC118368944 gene encoding fucolectin-like, producing the protein MPQRQSWKLKYRRWMDRLLVARLNATKTELEAEVQELKRDNRVNVALKGVASQSSLYGIGVASNAIDGTREPEYDKQSCSHTQDDTNPWWRVDLLGVYRVKAINISTMHCCAERLNGAEIRIGNSLENNGINNPRCDVISQIPTGETNTFQCNEMEGQYVVVVIYVRKEYLHLCEVEVHVDGLSGLEAKLNSLEHQQLDGQRVWGAGLDDT; encoded by the exons ATGCCACAAAGACAGAGCTGGAAGCTGAAGTACAGGCGCTGGATGGACAGACTGTTGGTGGCCAGGCTCAATGCCACAAAGACAGAGCTCGAAGCTGAAGTACAGGAGCtgaagagagacaacagag TAAATGTGGCGTTGAAAGGAGTGGCCTCTCAGTCATCTCTATATGGAATCGGTGTAGCTTCAAATGCCATTGATGGGACCAGAGAACCTGAATATGACAAACAATCCTGCAGCCACACTCAGGATGACACCAACCCCTGGTGGAGAGTGGACCTTCTGGGTGTGTACAGAGTGAAAGCTATCAATATCAGCACTATGCACTGCTGTGCTGAGAGGCTTAATGGTGCTGAGATTCGCATCGGAAACTCACTGGAGAACAACGGCATCAACAACCCCAG ATGTGATGTCATCTCCCAAATACCAACAGGGGAGACCAACACCTTCCAGTGTAATGAGATGGAGGGTCAGTATGTTGTTGTGGTCATCTATGTCAGGAAGGAGTATCTCCATCTGTGTGAGGTGGAAGTACATGTGGACGGACTCAGCGGCTTGGAAGCCAAACTGAACTCTCTAGAGCACCAACAGCTGGATGGACAGCGAGTGTGGGGGGCCGGGCTCGATGACACAT GA
- the si:ch211-63p21.2 gene encoding FH1/FH2 domain-containing protein 1 isoform X3, which yields MTQSYQIKDMPLTSGLDKSWVSFLKSAPRLRLNTLDFSDLWDEEDLGLDSAEEDGGTLINQTSACLQTPPPPPPMPPSAPPPPLSTGYASSMGKPSGCRTLKLHWRELQSLPPLPRVSRFGPQTIWAGLEPVHLDTNRLEYLFETKGNGSICSVLTGRQKLPSVSVLGVKRSNIITIALSSLPPPRLLPPAIYTMDCSVLDREDVQRLQSLVPSEEELSLIRKAQAESPHSPLAPAELCLLTLGQITYLSPRLQLWAFALDYDTLEREIAEPLFHLKLAMEQLAANQTFRCILATVLAIGNFLNGCKAGGFELSYLGKLSQVRDTHSRQPLLYHMCVLLLQLYPQSSDLYSDITSVTRTSKCDYTQVQSSLSQLEALCKSSWDQLRLLEREDEKKRGGRDRGGEREGTLRQRLPTFLKECEDRLKVSLIPFVSGLLSYDGERDECGGLL from the exons ATGACACAATCCTATCAAATCAAGGACATGCCCTTAACTTCAGGCCTCGACAAATCCTGGGTTTCCTTCCTAAAGTCTGCACCTCGTCTCCGCCTCAACACCTTGGACTTCTCCGACCTGTGGGATGAGGAGGACCTGGGATTGGACAGCGCCGAGGAAGACGGAGGCACCTTGATCAACCAAACCTCAGCATGTCTCcaaacaccacctcctcctcctcccatgccgccctcagctcctccccctcccctgtctacaGGATATGCCTCTTCCATGGGGAAACCCTCAGGTTGTCGTACCTTAAAGCTCCACTGGAGGGAGCTCCAAAGCCTGCCCCCCCTGCCCAGGGTTAGCCGCTTTGGGCCCCAGACCATCTGGGCTGGGTTGGAGCCGGTGCACCTGGACACCAACCGGCTGGAGTACCTGTTTGAGACCAAGGGAAATGGCTCCATCTGCAGCGTGCTGACGGGAAGGCAG AAGCTGCCGTCTGTCTCAGTTCTGGGGGTGAAACGGAGTAACATCATCACAATTGCCCTCAgtagcctccctcctccccgcCTGCTGCCTCCTGCCATTTATACCATGGACTGTAGTGTTCTGGACAGAGAGGACGTACAG cgTCTCCagtccctggtccccagtgaaGAGGAGTTGTCTCTGATCAGGAAGGCCCAGGCCGAGTCCCCCCACTCGCCTCTGGCCCCAGCTGAGCTCTGTCTCCTAACCCTGGGGCAGATCACTTACCTGAGCCCCAGGCTTCAGCTCTGGGCTTTCGCTCTGGACTATGACACCCTGGAAAGA GAAATTGCAGAGCCTCTCTTCCACCTGAAGCTTGCCATGGAACAGCTGGCAGCCAATCAGACCTTTAGATGCATCTTGGCCACTGTGCTAGCCATTGGTAACTTCCTCAATGGATGCAAG gcCGGTGGTTTTGAGTTGAGTTACCTGGGGAAGTTGTCTCAGGTCAGAGATACACACTCCCGTCAGCCTCTCCTGTACCACATGTGTGTTCTGCTCCTGCAGCTCTACCCACAGtcctcagacctctactctgATATCACCTCTGTCACCCGCAccagcaag tGTGACTAcacccaggtccagtccagcctCTCACAGCTGGAGGCCCTTTGCAAATCCTCATGGGACCAGCTGCGTCTGCTAGAACGGGAggatgagaagaagagaggaggacgggacagaggaggggagcgGGAAGGCACCCTGCGACAGAGGTTACCTACGTTCCTGAAGGAATGTGAGGACAGGCTGAAG GTTTCACTCATTCCTTTTGTTTCTGGGTTACTCTCGTACGATGGTGAGAGAGACGAATGCGGAGGACTTCTGTAA
- the si:ch211-63p21.2 gene encoding FH1/FH2 domain-containing protein 1 isoform X2 — translation MTQSYQIKDMPLTSGLDKSWVSFLKSAPRLRLNTLDFSDLWDEEDLGLDSAEEDGGTLINQTSACLQTPPPPPPMPPSAPPPPLSTGYASSMGKPSGCRTLKLHWRELQSLPPLPRVSRFGPQTIWAGLEPVHLDTNRLEYLFETKGNGSICSVLTGRQLPSVSVLGVKRSNIITIALSSLPPPRLLPPAIYTMDCSVLDREDVQRLQSLVPSEEELSLIRKAQAESPHSPLAPAELCLLTLGQITYLSPRLQLWAFALDYDTLEREIAEPLFHLKLAMEQLAANQTFRCILATVLAIGNFLNGCKAGGFELSYLGKLSQVRDTHSRQPLLYHMCVLLLQLYPQSSDLYSDITSVTRTSKCDYTQVQSSLSQLEALCKSSWDQLRLLEREDEKKRGGRDRGGEREGTLRQRLPTFLKECEDRLKVLRAVHRRVINRFHSFLLFLGYSRTMVRETNAEDFCKTVSDFSLEYRATRLSILQQRERERGREKGGESPSSPAPNHKHHYHPHHHHHHHQTPSQESLEQCKLEEVLKTPESDFQLDSTLPRHRSKKTDIRGRLSRKLKW, via the exons ATGACACAATCCTATCAAATCAAGGACATGCCCTTAACTTCAGGCCTCGACAAATCCTGGGTTTCCTTCCTAAAGTCTGCACCTCGTCTCCGCCTCAACACCTTGGACTTCTCCGACCTGTGGGATGAGGAGGACCTGGGATTGGACAGCGCCGAGGAAGACGGAGGCACCTTGATCAACCAAACCTCAGCATGTCTCcaaacaccacctcctcctcctcccatgccgccctcagctcctccccctcccctgtctacaGGATATGCCTCTTCCATGGGGAAACCCTCAGGTTGTCGTACCTTAAAGCTCCACTGGAGGGAGCTCCAAAGCCTGCCCCCCCTGCCCAGGGTTAGCCGCTTTGGGCCCCAGACCATCTGGGCTGGGTTGGAGCCGGTGCACCTGGACACCAACCGGCTGGAGTACCTGTTTGAGACCAAGGGAAATGGCTCCATCTGCAGCGTGCTGACGGGAAGGCAG CTGCCGTCTGTCTCAGTTCTGGGGGTGAAACGGAGTAACATCATCACAATTGCCCTCAgtagcctccctcctccccgcCTGCTGCCTCCTGCCATTTATACCATGGACTGTAGTGTTCTGGACAGAGAGGACGTACAG cgTCTCCagtccctggtccccagtgaaGAGGAGTTGTCTCTGATCAGGAAGGCCCAGGCCGAGTCCCCCCACTCGCCTCTGGCCCCAGCTGAGCTCTGTCTCCTAACCCTGGGGCAGATCACTTACCTGAGCCCCAGGCTTCAGCTCTGGGCTTTCGCTCTGGACTATGACACCCTGGAAAGA GAAATTGCAGAGCCTCTCTTCCACCTGAAGCTTGCCATGGAACAGCTGGCAGCCAATCAGACCTTTAGATGCATCTTGGCCACTGTGCTAGCCATTGGTAACTTCCTCAATGGATGCAAG gcCGGTGGTTTTGAGTTGAGTTACCTGGGGAAGTTGTCTCAGGTCAGAGATACACACTCCCGTCAGCCTCTCCTGTACCACATGTGTGTTCTGCTCCTGCAGCTCTACCCACAGtcctcagacctctactctgATATCACCTCTGTCACCCGCAccagcaag tGTGACTAcacccaggtccagtccagcctCTCACAGCTGGAGGCCCTTTGCAAATCCTCATGGGACCAGCTGCGTCTGCTAGAACGGGAggatgagaagaagagaggaggacgggacagaggaggggagcgGGAAGGCACCCTGCGACAGAGGTTACCTACGTTCCTGAAGGAATGTGAGGACAGGCTGAAGGTACTGAGAGCTGTCCATCGGAGGGTTATCAACAG GTTTCACTCATTCCTTTTGTTTCTGGGTTACTCTCGTACGATGGTGAGAGAGACGAATGCGGAGGACTTCTGTAAGACCGTCAGTGACTTCTCCCTGGAATACAGAGCCACCCGTCTCTCCATCCTgcaacaaagggagagagagagggggcgagagaaaggaggagagagtccCAGCTCACCTGCACCTAACCACAaacaccactaccatccccaccaccaccaccaccaccaccagacacCTTCTCAG GAGAGCTTGGAGCAGTGCAAACTAGAGGAGGTATTGAAGACCCCAGAATCTGACTTTCAGTTAGATTCCACCCTTCCACGCCACCGCAGTAAGAAGACTGATatcagag
- the si:ch211-63p21.1 gene encoding uncharacterized protein si:ch211-63p21.1 isoform X1, with protein MLQHWRESDSHGLFSSGETSDNDCEMGASCGEVGVVCLCETGPCTLYSEAHTQTPDTLKCEHCGKNRVVITRYSEGYGTEEECALSDPQGDSDADADIEDTDCRLQEPGSLQRISSRRRKRPRIARQDTTESEDDGGRSHRSHRWNLRLSPHRAHNRTLLEESVSQVRPLVICRPSIRGDGQGPPVEGPRTGPKWLWFLWPSSLSLPVVLLLSIPLSLSLVIVIISFLMPRAST; from the exons ATGCTGCAGCATTGGAGGGAATCTGACTCTCATGGCCTGTTTTCATCTGGAGAGACCTCCGACAATGACTGTGAG ATGGGGGCAAGTTGTGGAGAAGTTGgcgtagtgtgtttgtgtgagactGGACCCTGCACACTATACtctgaagcacacacacagacaccg gaCACACTGAAATGTGAACACTGTGGGAAAAACAGGGTAGTGATAACCAGGTACTCAGAGGGATATGGCACAgag GAAGAGTGTGCCCTGTCCGATCCTCAGGGTGACAGCGATGCAGACGCTGACATCGAGGACACAGATTGCAG ACTACAGGAGCCAGGTTCTCTCCAGCGAATCAGTTCGCGGAGACGGAAGCGACCACGAATAGCACGGCAGGACACCACGGAGAGTGAGGACGATGGGGGGAGGAGTCACAGGAGTCACCGCTGGAACCTCAGACTCAGTCCCCACCGGGCTCACAACAGAACCTTACTAGAG gagagtGTATCACAGGTCAGACCGTTAGTGATCTGTCGGCCCAGTATCAGAGGAGACGGTCAGGGGCCTCCAGTCGAAGGGCCCAGAACTGGCCCAAAATGGCTCTGGTTCCTGTggccctcgtctctctccctgcctgtcgttctcctcctctccatccctctctctctctccttagtcaTCGTCATCATATCTTTCCTGATGCCTCGGGCCAGTACTTGA